In Gallus gallus isolate bGalGal1 chromosome 8, bGalGal1.mat.broiler.GRCg7b, whole genome shotgun sequence, one DNA window encodes the following:
- the SERPINC1 gene encoding antithrombin-III isoform X2 — translation MGEDSEGPDAPVLPGLGALGAPWAGGHALSTLSASRTMHLFMVCLFGLWGMASPAPYAVEDICTAKPRDIPVNPICIYRNPEKKPQESEVLEPGKGRIPEFTNPRVWELSRANSRFAVVFYKHLADSKDNEENIFLSPLSISTAFAMTKLGACGDTLQQLMEVFQFDTISEKTSDQVHFFFAKLNCRLYKKANKSSELISANRLFGEKSLVFNETYQNISEIVYGAKLWPLNFKEKPELSRKIINEWVANKTERRITEVIPEKGIDDLTVLVLVNTIYFKVRLTKLEGSQFPRGSHGHWKSQFPAPNTRLDLFHKANGETCNVPIMYQESRFRYAFIQEDKVQVLELPYKGDDITMVLVLPKAGTPLVEVERDLTSDKLQDWIDSMMEVSLTVSFPRFRVEDSFSVKEKLRKMGLEDLFSPENAKLPGIVAGDRTDLYVSEAFHKAFLEVNEEGSEASAATAVVISGRSFPMNRIIFEANRPFLLFIREATLNTIIFMGRISDPCS, via the exons ATGGGAGAGGACAGTGAGGGTCCCGATGCTCCGGTGCTGCCTGggctgggggctctgggggctCCCTGGGCAGGCGGGCACGCACTCAGCACTCTCTCTGCTTCCAGGACAATGCATCTCTTCATGGTGTGTCTCTTCGGCCTCTGGGGCATGGCATCCCCTGCACCCTATGCCGTGGAAGACATTTGCACTGCAAAGCCCCGTGACATCCCAGTGAACCCCATCTGCATCTACCGCAACCCTGAGAAGAAGCCCCAGGAAAGCGAGGTGCTGGAGCCGGGGAAGGGCAGGATCCCGGAGTTCACAAACCCCCGCGTCTGGGAGCTGTCCAGGGCCAACTCGCGCTTCGCCGTCGTCTTCTACAAGCACCTGGCCGACTCCAAGGACAATGAGGAGAACATCTTCCTGTCGCCCCTCAGCATTTCCACAGCCTTTGCCATGACCAAGCTCGGGGCGTGTGGTGacaccctgcagcagctcatggAG GTCTTCCAGTTTGACACTATTTCAGAGAAGACATCTGACCAGGTCCACTTCTTCTTCGCCAAGCTCAACTGCCGTCTTTACAAGAAAGCCAACAAGTCATCAGAGCTAATATCAGCAAACCGTCTCTTTGGAGAGAAATCCTTGGTCTTCAATGAGACTTACCAGAACATTAGTGAAATAGTTTATGGAGCCAAACTCTGGCCGTTGAACTTCAAA GAGAAGCCAGAGCTTTCCAGGAAGATCATAAACGAGTGGGTAGCCAATAAGACGGAGAGGCGCATTACAGAAGTGATCCCAGAAAAAGGTATCGATGATCTCACTGTCTTGGTCCTGGTCAACACCATTTATTTTAAGGTACGGCTAACAAAGCTGGAGGGCAGCCAGTTTCCCAGGGGCAGCCAT GGGCACTGGAAGTCGCAGTTCCCAGCTCCAAACACGAGACTGGATTTATTTCACAAAGCCAACGGTGAGACCTGCAATGTCCCCATCATGTACCAGGAGTCCAGGTTCCGCTACGCGTTCATCCAGGAGGACAAAGTCcaggtgctggagctgccttACAAAGGGGACGACATCACCATGGTGCTGGTCCTGCCCAAAGCTGGCACACCGTTGGTGGAGGTGGAGCGAGACCTGACGTCGGACAAGCTGCAAGACTGGATCGACTCTATGATGGAGGTCTCCCTTACTGTCTCCTTCCCCCGCTTCCGTGTCGAGGACAGCTTCAGTGTcaaggagaagctgagaaaaatgGGGCTGGAAGATCTCTTCAGTCCAGAAAATGCCAAGCTGCCAG GTATAGTTGCAGGGGACCGCACAGACCTGTATGTATCTGAGGCTTTCCACAAAGCCTTCCTTGAG GTGAATGAAGAAGGCAGTGAGGCGTCAGCAGCAACAGCTGTTGTTATCTCTGGCCGTTCCTTCCCCATGAACAGAATTATCTTTGAAGCCAACAGGCCCTTCTTGCTCTTCATCCGGGAAGCCACCCTCAACACCATTATATTCATGGGCAGAATATCTGATCCTTGCTCTTAA
- the SERPINC1 gene encoding antithrombin-III isoform X1: protein MGEDSEGPDAPVLPGLGALGAPWAGGHALSTLSASRTMHLFMVCLFGLWGMASPAPYAVEDICTAKPRDIPVNPICIYRNPEKKPQESEVLEPGKGRIPEFTNPRVWELSRANSRFAVVFYKHLADSKDNEENIFLSPLSISTAFAMTKLGACGDTLQQLMEVFQFDTISEKTSDQVHFFFAKLNCRLYKKANKSSELISANRLFGEKSLVFNETYQNISEIVYGAKLWPLNFKEKPELSRKIINEWVANKTERRITEVIPEKGIDDLTVLVLVNTIYFKGHWKSQFPAPNTRLDLFHKANGETCNVPIMYQESRFRYAFIQEDKVQVLELPYKGDDITMVLVLPKAGTPLVEVERDLTSDKLQDWIDSMMEVSLTVSFPRFRVEDSFSVKEKLRKMGLEDLFSPENAKLPGIVAGDRTDLYVSEAFHKAFLEVNEEGSEASAATAVVISGRSFPMNRIIFEANRPFLLFIREATLNTIIFMGRISDPCS from the exons ATGGGAGAGGACAGTGAGGGTCCCGATGCTCCGGTGCTGCCTGggctgggggctctgggggctCCCTGGGCAGGCGGGCACGCACTCAGCACTCTCTCTGCTTCCAGGACAATGCATCTCTTCATGGTGTGTCTCTTCGGCCTCTGGGGCATGGCATCCCCTGCACCCTATGCCGTGGAAGACATTTGCACTGCAAAGCCCCGTGACATCCCAGTGAACCCCATCTGCATCTACCGCAACCCTGAGAAGAAGCCCCAGGAAAGCGAGGTGCTGGAGCCGGGGAAGGGCAGGATCCCGGAGTTCACAAACCCCCGCGTCTGGGAGCTGTCCAGGGCCAACTCGCGCTTCGCCGTCGTCTTCTACAAGCACCTGGCCGACTCCAAGGACAATGAGGAGAACATCTTCCTGTCGCCCCTCAGCATTTCCACAGCCTTTGCCATGACCAAGCTCGGGGCGTGTGGTGacaccctgcagcagctcatggAG GTCTTCCAGTTTGACACTATTTCAGAGAAGACATCTGACCAGGTCCACTTCTTCTTCGCCAAGCTCAACTGCCGTCTTTACAAGAAAGCCAACAAGTCATCAGAGCTAATATCAGCAAACCGTCTCTTTGGAGAGAAATCCTTGGTCTTCAATGAGACTTACCAGAACATTAGTGAAATAGTTTATGGAGCCAAACTCTGGCCGTTGAACTTCAAA GAGAAGCCAGAGCTTTCCAGGAAGATCATAAACGAGTGGGTAGCCAATAAGACGGAGAGGCGCATTACAGAAGTGATCCCAGAAAAAGGTATCGATGATCTCACTGTCTTGGTCCTGGTCAACACCATTTATTTTAAG GGGCACTGGAAGTCGCAGTTCCCAGCTCCAAACACGAGACTGGATTTATTTCACAAAGCCAACGGTGAGACCTGCAATGTCCCCATCATGTACCAGGAGTCCAGGTTCCGCTACGCGTTCATCCAGGAGGACAAAGTCcaggtgctggagctgccttACAAAGGGGACGACATCACCATGGTGCTGGTCCTGCCCAAAGCTGGCACACCGTTGGTGGAGGTGGAGCGAGACCTGACGTCGGACAAGCTGCAAGACTGGATCGACTCTATGATGGAGGTCTCCCTTACTGTCTCCTTCCCCCGCTTCCGTGTCGAGGACAGCTTCAGTGTcaaggagaagctgagaaaaatgGGGCTGGAAGATCTCTTCAGTCCAGAAAATGCCAAGCTGCCAG GTATAGTTGCAGGGGACCGCACAGACCTGTATGTATCTGAGGCTTTCCACAAAGCCTTCCTTGAG GTGAATGAAGAAGGCAGTGAGGCGTCAGCAGCAACAGCTGTTGTTATCTCTGGCCGTTCCTTCCCCATGAACAGAATTATCTTTGAAGCCAACAGGCCCTTCTTGCTCTTCATCCGGGAAGCCACCCTCAACACCATTATATTCATGGGCAGAATATCTGATCCTTGCTCTTAA
- the SERPINC1 gene encoding antithrombin-III precursor, with product MHLFMVCLFGLWGMASPAPYAVEDICTAKPRDIPVNPICIYRNPEKKPQESEVLEPGKGRIPEFTNPRVWELSRANSRFAVVFYKHLADSKDNEENIFLSPLSISTAFAMTKLGACGDTLQQLMEVFQFDTISEKTSDQVHFFFAKLNCRLYKKANKSSELISANRLFGEKSLVFNETYQNISEIVYGAKLWPLNFKEKPELSRKIINEWVANKTERRITEVIPEKGIDDLTVLVLVNTIYFKGHWKSQFPAPNTRLDLFHKANGETCNVPIMYQESRFRYAFIQEDKVQVLELPYKGDDITMVLVLPKAGTPLVEVERDLTSDKLQDWIDSMMEVSLTVSFPRFRVEDSFSVKEKLRKMGLEDLFSPENAKLPGIVAGDRTDLYVSEAFHKAFLEVNEEGSEASAATAVVISGRSFPMNRIIFEANRPFLLFIREATLNTIIFMGRISDPCS from the exons ATGCATCTCTTCATGGTGTGTCTCTTCGGCCTCTGGGGCATGGCATCCCCTGCACCCTATGCCGTGGAAGACATTTGCACTGCAAAGCCCCGTGACATCCCAGTGAACCCCATCTGCATCTACCGCAACCCTGAGAAGAAGCCCCAGGAAAGCGAGGTGCTGGAGCCGGGGAAGGGCAGGATCCCGGAGTTCACAAACCCCCGCGTCTGGGAGCTGTCCAGGGCCAACTCGCGCTTCGCCGTCGTCTTCTACAAGCACCTGGCCGACTCCAAGGACAATGAGGAGAACATCTTCCTGTCGCCCCTCAGCATTTCCACAGCCTTTGCCATGACCAAGCTCGGGGCGTGTGGTGacaccctgcagcagctcatggAG GTCTTCCAGTTTGACACTATTTCAGAGAAGACATCTGACCAGGTCCACTTCTTCTTCGCCAAGCTCAACTGCCGTCTTTACAAGAAAGCCAACAAGTCATCAGAGCTAATATCAGCAAACCGTCTCTTTGGAGAGAAATCCTTGGTCTTCAATGAGACTTACCAGAACATTAGTGAAATAGTTTATGGAGCCAAACTCTGGCCGTTGAACTTCAAA GAGAAGCCAGAGCTTTCCAGGAAGATCATAAACGAGTGGGTAGCCAATAAGACGGAGAGGCGCATTACAGAAGTGATCCCAGAAAAAGGTATCGATGATCTCACTGTCTTGGTCCTGGTCAACACCATTTATTTTAAG GGGCACTGGAAGTCGCAGTTCCCAGCTCCAAACACGAGACTGGATTTATTTCACAAAGCCAACGGTGAGACCTGCAATGTCCCCATCATGTACCAGGAGTCCAGGTTCCGCTACGCGTTCATCCAGGAGGACAAAGTCcaggtgctggagctgccttACAAAGGGGACGACATCACCATGGTGCTGGTCCTGCCCAAAGCTGGCACACCGTTGGTGGAGGTGGAGCGAGACCTGACGTCGGACAAGCTGCAAGACTGGATCGACTCTATGATGGAGGTCTCCCTTACTGTCTCCTTCCCCCGCTTCCGTGTCGAGGACAGCTTCAGTGTcaaggagaagctgagaaaaatgGGGCTGGAAGATCTCTTCAGTCCAGAAAATGCCAAGCTGCCAG GTATAGTTGCAGGGGACCGCACAGACCTGTATGTATCTGAGGCTTTCCACAAAGCCTTCCTTGAG GTGAATGAAGAAGGCAGTGAGGCGTCAGCAGCAACAGCTGTTGTTATCTCTGGCCGTTCCTTCCCCATGAACAGAATTATCTTTGAAGCCAACAGGCCCTTCTTGCTCTTCATCCGGGAAGCCACCCTCAACACCATTATATTCATGGGCAGAATATCTGATCCTTGCTCTTAA